One window from the genome of Rhinolophus ferrumequinum isolate MPI-CBG mRhiFer1 chromosome 22, mRhiFer1_v1.p, whole genome shotgun sequence encodes:
- the NKAPL gene encoding LOW QUALITY PROTEIN: NKAP-like protein (The sequence of the model RefSeq protein was modified relative to this genomic sequence to represent the inferred CDS: deleted 2 bases in 1 codon), translating to MAPVSRSRYPEDTQGSWRGRRPSSRSRRSGSPPRGREGLRRPWGGAGVGASYRLSRSPERPSFRNYAFLSSSIYCGGYHDHHHHYAGDRRWAEEYEMVKEESYRQRRLKERERIGELGAPEVWGLSPKFPEPDSDTTVEDEEVKTQKMGSSDSSSEGKRIKKTSCSKNKKKKKSKRKYRKYSANGSDGNSDSDTSNSSSDDEKKRAKKAKKKEKKKHREGKNKKKKNKTKKEPSDSSYKDSEGELPEDIWIEHSEFAGTMDLIGPEAPIIHTSQDEKPLNYGHALLSGEGAAMAEYVKVGKRIPRRGEIGLTSEEIASFECSGYVMSGSRHRRMEAVRLRKENQIYSADEKRALASFNQEERQNRENKILASFREMVYRKTKMTNKDFCSTAVL from the exons ATGGCGCCAGTATCCCGGTCCCGCTACCCCGAGGACACGCAGGGCTCTTGGAGAGGGCGACGCCCCTCGTCCAGGAGCCGTCGTTCCGGCTCTCCCCCACGCGGCCGCGAGGGCCTCAGGCGTCCGTGGGGCGGGGCGGGCGTCGGCGCTTCTTACCGGCTTAGTCGCTCCCCGGAGCGGCCCAGTTTCCGCAACTACGCTTTCTTGTCTTCTTCGATCTATTGCGGTGGATACCAcgaccatcaccaccactatgCGGGCGACAGGCGGTGGGCGGAAGAGTACGAGATGGTGAAGGAAGAGAGCTATCGGCAGAGGAggctgaaagagagagaaaggattgGCGAGTTGGGAGCTCCTGAGGTGTGGGGGCTGTCTCCAAAGTTTCCTGAACCGGATTCTGACACCACAGTTGAAGATGAAGAGGTAAAAACTCAGAAGATGGGCAGTTCAGATTCCAGCTCCGAAggaaaaaggataaagaagaccagttgttcaaaaaacaaaaaaaagaaaaagtccaaaagaaaatataggaaatattcTGCTAACGGTAGTGACGGTAATTCAGACTCTGACACTAGTAATTCTAGCTCTGATgatgagaaaaagagagcaaaaaaagccaagaagaaagagaag aagaaacacagagagggaaaaaacaagaaaaagaagaataagactAAAAAAGAACCCAGTGACTCAAGCTATAAGGATTCAGAAGGAGAATTGCCAGAAGATATCTGGATTGAGCACTCAGAGTTTGCAGGTACCATGGATCTAATAGGTCCAGAAGCACCCATAATACACACCTCTCAAGATGAGAAACCTTTGAACTATGGCCATGCTCTGCTCTCAGGTGAAGGTGCAGCTATGGCTGAGTATGTAAAAGTTGGAAAACGTATCCCACGAAGAGGTGAAATTGGGCTGACAAGTGAAGAGATTGCTTCATTTGAATGTTCAGGTTATGTTATGAGTGGTAGCAGGCATCGCAGAATGGAGGCTGTGCGACTGCGTAAAGAGAACCAAATCTACAGTGCCGATGAGAAGAGAGCCCTTGCATCCTTTAACCAAGAAGAGAGACAGAACAGAGAGAATAAGATTCTAGCAAGTTTCCGAGAGATGGTgtacagaaagacaaaaatgacaaataagGACTTTTGTTCTACAGCAGTACTTTGA